A DNA window from Vanessa cardui chromosome 16, ilVanCard2.1, whole genome shotgun sequence contains the following coding sequences:
- the LOC124536259 gene encoding ribosomal RNA-processing protein 7 homolog A, with protein MKTPKKTPDFKALELKLNENTKSPHVIYFKEHSVREHTNDKPSGRTLFIVNVPPYADEKGLMNAFSAAGTVQSVIFSTKPNSTSTDTNLNTFIKQPQKPSFKVCYLVFKKVSELDKALKLTKLCPMNSNGHEIKLGMKKWIEEYNNSIETHKAMKERIEAFMKNHDKKSEEEEKQEKALEQEDSEGWVTVTKKGKVQSFARSEKVENKIMAKEEKNKKRKELKNFYTFQIRESKMKHIVALRQKFEEDKKKIAQIKQSRRFKPF; from the exons ATGAAGACTCCAAAAAAAACACCCGACTTTAAAG cattAGAATTAAAACTTAACGAGAATACCAAATCACCacatgtaatttatttcaaagaacaTTCGGTACGAGAACATACGAATGACAAACCATCCGGACGAACACTATTTATAGTTAACGTACCCCCATATGCTGATGAAAAAGGTTTGATGAACGCTTTTAGTGCAGCTGGAACAGTCCAGTCTGTAATATTCTCAACAAAGCCAAACTCAACCTCAACAGATAcaaatttgaatacatttataaagcAACCTCAAAAACCATCATTTAAGGTatgttatttagtatttaaaaaagtgtctgAACTGGATAAAGCCCtcaaattaactaaattatgcCCCATGAACTCTAATGGCCATGAAATAAAACTTGGTATGAAAAAATGGATTGAGGAATACAATAACTCAATTGAAACACATAAAGCAATGAAGGAAAGAATAGAAGCATTTATGAAGAATCATGATAAAAAATCTGAAGAAGAAGAAAAGCAAGAAAAGGCATTGGAACAGGAAGACAGTGAAGGGTGGGTGACAGTTACTAAGAAAGGTAAAGTCCAAAGCTTTGCTCGCTCAGAAAaagttgaaaacaaaataatggcCAAGGAAGAGAAGAACAAGAAGAGAAAGGAACtaaaaaacttttatacttTCCAAATAAGGGAATCCAAAATGAAACACATTGTGGCTTTAAGACAGAAATTTGAAGAGGACAAGAAAAAGAttgcacaaataaaacaaagtcgtaggtttaaacctttttaa
- the LOC124536061 gene encoding 5-hydroxytryptamine receptor 1A, whose product MDVVLGNDSDEWWNATTTEGPDLYNFWAWSIVDGALMLLIVSGNTLTILAVTMSRRLSSLVSNQFVLNLAISDLMVGLTLPYHLVFYLDDEFGKIKWSCLMRFILIILACLASIYNIIAIAVDRYIAIVHPLHYSRYMTKLITRLLMSATWSVAVCISSIPMFWNDWHDGVACEMNMVVPKTYTTSILAPMFSLIWMVMFILYWRIWREATCHARRMRANTCCPTGANDWKSIQVVLLVLGSFSICWMPFVVVACAQTLPIIPLHNPIVYRLTSSLAMSNSGINPLIYAWKNAGFRAAFAKLLRCKRPDTSEYRGSPAPERKRGSVALREGSITRTTPGGLTSMGGRPARLLYVERETDTARCRIIENAGYMDSERGDTNPSYAPDGPTPVHRSATRPPDVV is encoded by the exons ATGGACGTTGTACTGGGGAATGACAGTGACGAGTGGTGGAACGCGACGACGACTGAGGGGCCGGATCTTTACAACTTCTGGGCATGGAGCATCGTCGACGGAGCGCTGATGCTGCTCATAGTCAGCGGCAACACCCTTACCATACTGGCAGTTACCATGAGCCGCCGCTTATCGTCGCTCGTCTCCAACCAATTCGTGCTAAATCTGGCAATATCGGACCTAATGGTGGGTCTCACCCTACCCTACCATCTCGTATTCTATCTGGACGACGAATTCGGAAAAATCAAATGGTCATGTTTGATGAGGTTCATACTCATAATACTCGCGTGCCTCGCCTCCATTTACAACATCATAGCCATCGCTGTCGACAG ATACATAGCGATCGTACATCCGCTTCACTACAGTCGGTACATGACAAAGCTAATAACTCGACTTTTGATGAGTGCTACGTGGTCCGTTGCGGTGTGCATAAGTTCAATACCGATGTTTTGGAACGATTGGCACGATGGCGTAGCTTGCGAAATGAATATG GTGGTACCAAAGACATACACGACGAGCATACTGGCACCGATGTTCTCTCTCATTTGGATGGTGATGTTCATTTTGTACTGGAGGATATGGCGCGAGGCCACGTGCCACGCACGCCGCATGCGGGCCAACACGTGCTGTCCTACTGGAGCCAACGATTGGAAGAGTATACAG GTAGTTCTGCTCGTCCTCGGATCATTCTCTATATGTTGGATGCCATTCGTGGTAGTTGCGTGCGCACAGACACTTCCCATCATACCACTGCACAACCCCATCGTGTATCGTCTAACATCATCTCTTGCGATGTCCAACTCCGGTATTAACCCACTAATATACGCATGGAAGAACGCCGGTTTTCGAGCCGCCTTCGCGAAACTACTCCGCTGCAAGAGACCAGACACGTCAGAGTACCGTGGCTCGCCTGCGCCTGAGCGAAAGAGGGGATCAGTTGCACTTCGCGAAGGTTCCATTACTCGGACAACGCCCGGTGGACTAACGAGTATGGGCGGAAGACCGGCGAGGCTGCTTTACGTTGAACGTGAAACAGATACAGCGAGGTGCAGGATCATTGAGAACGCCGGCTACATGGACTCGGAGAGGGGAGACACGAATCCGTCGTACGCCCCCGATGGGCCCACTCCCGTGCACAGATCTGCCACTCGGCCGCCCGACGTAGTGTAG